The sequence TTTCTGGCGATTGCCAAGACCGGACTCCTGCATCGTGCCGCGCTCAAGGTGGGGATCAGTCAGCCCGCTCTTACCAAGGCAGTGCGCCGACTGGAAGCGGAACTGGGTGTTCCGCTGTTCGAGCGATCGCCGAAAGGTATGCAGTTGACACGCTACGGTGCCGAGTTCGAGCGCAATGCCGTGAATCTGCGCGCGGCCTACGAAGACACGCTGTGCAAGATTGCCGAACTGCATTCCGGCGACCTTGCGAAGGTCAGGGTCGGCGCGACGCCGGCGACAGAGCCGCTAGTCAATCGCACGTTTCTCGCATTGCTCAAGCGCCGCCCTGCTCTGCGGCTGGATCTGAACGTTCAGCTGTCGGATGCACTCATGCAGGCGCTGCTGGACGGGGATATCGATCTTGCTGTCGCCCCCATGCCTGTCGAACTGCCAGAAGATCTCGTGGCCCTCAGGCTATTGAGAGAATCCATCGAAATCGTCTGCCGAAGCGGCCATCCGCTGAGCACGCTGGAAAAGCCCGCATCGCCGCAACAGTTGTCCCGCTATACATGGGTACTTCCCGCGCAAAGCATATCGGCAAGACAGCAGATCGATGCTTATTTCGCGCGATACCGTGTCGAGGGGCCGGTTGTTCAGGTACAGAGCAACTATAGTTCGCCAGTTGGCGTTTTCTCACTCATCGCGAGCACGGATATGTTGGGCATATGCAGTACCCAACACCGCCCCGTTGCGGAACAGTACCGATTGCAGGGCGTGCCGGCGAGCCGTGCCGACTGGCCTCGCGACATTGCCTGCCTTGCGCGGAAGGCCGGATCGCTTTCGCCCCTGACGTCGACCTTTAGAGAGCAATTGCTCGAGGAGGTTGCCAACATCGACACCAAGCCGAAGCGGGCAAAGAACATCTGAACGCGTCGCCGGCGCTTTCATTCTTTCGCGGGTGAGCGCGCGAAGACGTCACGCTGAGGCGTGCAAGAATGATCGGATTGGCCGGAATGCGGAAACGTCCGCGTGGCCGGCGGCTGGTATTTCTCAGACTCCGTTCGCTGCATCCTCGAATGCTCGCCTGGCTGAATCGCGACAGCCCGTCCAGGTGTTTCGACCTGCGAAACTGCTCACGCGCTCCGTTTGGCGCGGGCTCAGGCTGTGCGACCATGATTCACCACTTGCCTTCGACGGAGGTTTTGCGTGAATCAGCCGCATGGGGCGCTGTCTTCTTCCCTTCCTTCTGTGTTTCGCGCGATCCGGGTGGCCGAGAGCGATGGCCGCGCAATGGGCGCGATCGTCGACACCACGCTCGACGCGCTCGATCCCGGCGATGTCGTGATCCGTACCGCTTACAGCGGCATCAACTACAAGGACGCGCTGGCGGTGACTGGCAGCGCGCCGATCATCCGCCGTCTGCCGTGCATCGCGGGGATCGAGGCGGTCGGCACCGTTGTGCACGCCGACGATACGAGCGTACGCGTCGGCGCGAACGTGATCGTGCACGGCTTCGGCCTCGGTGTGGATCACGACGGCGGCTTCGCGCCTTACGTGCGCGTGCCCGCCGCGTGGGTGATTCCACTGCCCGATTCTCTGACGCTGTTCGAGGCCGCGACGATTGGCGTGGCGGGCTGCACGGCAGCGCTCGCGATTCACCGGATGGAGCACAACGGTCTCGCGCCTGGGCAGGGGCCGGTGATCGTGACCGGCGCAACCGGGGGCGTTGCGAGTCTCGGCATCGCAATGCTCGCGGCGGCCGGCTACGAAGTCGCGGCGATCACCGGCAAGCGGGATGCCGAACCGTATCTGCGTGCGCTTGGCGCATCGACGGTGTTGCCGCGCAGCGACGTGGAAGCGGGCGGCAAACCGCTGCGGCGAGGCCAGTGGGCGGGCGCACTCGATTCGGTCGGCGGCGACACGCTCGCGTGGCTGCTGTCGACGATGCGCGACAACGCGCCGATTGCGGCGTTCGGCAACGCGGGCGGCGCGACGTTCGCGGGCAACGTGCTGCCGTTCATTCTGCGCGGCGTGCAACTGCTCGGCATCAACGCGAACAGTCCGATGCCGCTGCGCCGCGCAGTGTGGGCGCGTATCGCCAACGATCTGCGCCCACGCCATGTCGAGGCGATCGGCAAGGCGATCGCTTTCGACGACGTGCCGGCCGTGTGCGCGCGTCAGATGAAGGGCGACATTCGCGGCCGTTCCGTCGTCGATTTCTCTCGCTGACGGCGCACTTTTCATCGATCAATAAGGATTTGGAGACACACCATGAGCCGTCTTTTCAGCGAGCGTTTTCTGCTCGGCCTCGAACCCGACGAACGCGCGCTCGTCGATACCACCCGCCGCCTCGTGCGCGAGACGATCGGCCCGAACGCCGACGCCGTCGCGCAGGAAGACGTGTTCGCCGAGGACACGTTTCGTCTGCTGGTCGAGCATCGCATCATCGGCACGGCGTTTCCGCGCCGCCATGGCGGCAGCGATGCGCGTCAGCGTCTGCGGATTCGTCTCGTCGAGGAACTGGGGCGCGTGTGCAGCGCGGCGGCGTCGCTCGTGACCGGCGCGGATCTGTCGTGCCGGGCGATCGTCGCGGGTGCGTCGGACGCGCTTGCGGACCGGCTGCTGCCCGCGCTCTGCAACGGCTCGTTGCAAGCTGCATTCGCGCTGACGGAGCCGGGCGCGGGCTCCGATGTGCGCAATCTCGCGACGGTCGCCGTGCACGACGGCGCTGGCTATCGCGTGACGGGCAAGAAAAAGTTCATCACGCGCGCGAACGTCGCGGACTGGTATGTGGTGATCGCGCGCTGCCGCGATCCGCTCGACACTGCTGGCGCTGAGACCCCGGCACGCGCTGACGATCCATTCGTCGCCTTGCTCGTGCCGCGCGACGCAGAAGGCCTGTCGGTCAGCGAACCCAATGCGAAGCTCGGCTGGTTCGGCGTGCCGGTCGCCGAACTGCGTTTCGACAACGTACGCGTCGAAGCGCCGATGCGTCTCGGCGAGGAAGGCGAAGGCTTCGCGCTTGCGCAGGACGCGCTGGTGCGCGCCCGTCTCGGCCACGCGTCGATGGCGCTCGGCCGCGCGATGGGCGCACTCGAAATCGCCGCGACCTATGGCGGCGAGCGCAACGTCTTCGGCAAGGCGCTCGGCGCGCATCAGGGCGTGCAATGGATGCTCGCCGACGCGTTCACGCAGATCGAAGCCGCCCGCACGCTGGTGGACGCGGCCGCGCAAAGCTACGACCGCGACGATGCCGACGCCGCCGTGCAGGCGTCGATGGCGAAGATGTTCGCCACCGATCTCGGCATGAAGGTTTGTACCGACGCGCTGCAACTGACCGGCGGACGCGGTTATCTGAAGTCGTTTCCGCTGGAGCGCTTCTTTCGCGATGCGAAGCTCAACCAGATCGGCGAAGGATCGAGCGAAGTGCATCGCACGGTGATCGGCCGCGACATCGTGCGGCGAATGGGCGACGCGCAGATGGAACGGCATCCGTGTCTGCCCGAAGGCATGCTGACAACGGATTTCTGATTCTTTTAACGAGAGCGGGCAGATGAAGCGTGCGTCCATGACGCGCGCTTCACTCGCTCAAATCACCCCTTCCTCGCGCAGCTTCGCGAGCGTCGCCAAATCGAGCCCGAGTTCGCCATAGACGTCCGCGTTGTGTTCGCCGACTGCCGGACCGCTGCGCGGCGGCGGCATCGTGCGGCCCCGCACGCGCGGCACGATGCACGGCGCCGGCACGCTGCCGAGGTCCGGGTCGGGCAAACGGATGATCGCCTCGCGCGCCTGAAAATGCGGATCGGCGACGATATCCTCGATCGTGTAGATCTTCGTATGCGGCACGCCCGCTGCCGTGAGGCGCGCATCGAGCGTGTCGAACGGAATCTGCGCGAACGCTTCGGCGAGCAATGCGTCGAGCGTTTCGCCGTGCGCCACGCGACTCACGTTGTCGATAAAGCGCGGATCGTCCGCGAGCGCTTCCATGCCGAGCATCGCGCATAGCCGGCGGAAGATCGGTTGCGACGACGCGACCAGCGAAAACGACACGCCGTCGGCGCTCGCATACATGTTCGATGGCGCGGTATAAGTCGCGCGATTGCCGTGATGACCGCGCACCTGACCGAGCTGTTCGTGCTCCACCGCGAGTGGTTCGAGCATGCGAAATAGTGCTTCCGTGGCCGACAGATCGATCTCCACGCCGGGCGCATCCGGATCGGATCGCATCCGCACCATTTCCGCGGCGATCGCAAAGGCCGCGAAGGTGCCCGCCACCGTATCGCCGAGCGGGAAATTCATATGCAGCGGCATACGGCCCGCTTCGCCGCACAGATTCGTCAGACCGCTCATCGCCTCGAAGATGCGCGCAAAGCCGCCGTTCTGCCGGTACGGTCCGGTTTGCCCGAAACCCGTCAGACGCAAGACGACCAGACGCGGATTCGCCGCGTGCAGCGTCGCCATGTCGAGTCCCCATTCCTCCAGCTTGCCGGCACGAAAATTTTCCACCAGCACGTCGGCTCGCGCGACGAGCCGGAGCATCAGATCGCGTCCCGCCGGCTTGCGCACATCGAGCGTGATCCCGCGCTTGCCGCGATTCGTCACCTTCCAGTAAAGCGCGTGCTTGCCCTTGACCGGCTGCAGTGTGCGCAGTGCGTCGCTGCCGTCGGGCAATTCAATCTTGGTCACCCGCGCGCCCAGATCGGCGCATAGCGTGGTGCCGAACGGCCCGGCCACCACGGCGGACAGATCGAGAATGCGCACGCCGGCAAGCGGCCCTTGCGACGGTGAATCCTGCGTAGTCATGGCGTCTCCTGCTTGTGTTGTCGTCCCGGGATGCCGTCAAAGTAGGCGAGATCGGCCGCTGGGTTCAACTGGCATACCGCAGAGCGAAACACTATGCTGAATTCCTTGACCCTCCCGACCCGGAAAACGACCATGGTTTCGTCCAAGTCGAAGCGCACTTCCACATCACGATCCGACATGCAAACCGAACCCACCACGCCGGCAAGCCGCCGCAGCAAGCGTGAGCGCGCGGCGCCCAAAGCCGGGCTGGCCGCCGCTTCTCCTGCCGCCGCGAGGCGCCCACGCGCCGCATTGAAGGCGACAGTGCGTCCCGGCGAGCCGCTCCTCCCTGCTCCGCCCGATGACGATTCGACCGACCGCCAATTCGCGATCAACCTCGCGCGCGGTTTGCAGGTGTTGCGCGCCTTTACGCCGACCGAGCCGATGCTCGGCAATCGCGAACTCGCGGATCGCACCGGCCTGCCGAAAGCGACGATTTCGCGGCTCACGTACACGCTCACGTTGCTCGGCTACCTGAACCGCAGCGAGAAGTACCAGCGTTACCGGCTCGGGCCCGGCGTGCTGACACTCGGCTATCCGATGCTCGCCGCCATGCAGATTCGTCAGGTGGCGCGACCCTACATGGAGACGCTGGCGCGCGAAACGCGCTGCACCGTGAACCTCGGCATGCGCGACCGGCTGAACATCGTCTATGTGGATACGTGCCGTCCTGAGCGCGACAACAACGCGCATCCGGATATCGGCAGCACGCGCCCGCTGCTGTCGACGGCGCTGGGCCGCGCGTTGCTGATCGGCGGGAGTCTGAACGAACGCACGGCGGTGCTGAACCGCCTGCGTCTGTCCGATCCGGAGCGCTTTGCGCAGGACCTGCCGTTCTGGGAAGCCGATCTTGCGGCGTTCCCGCAGCGCGGCTTCACGCATAGCCGTGGCGACTGGATCAAGGACATTCACGCGGTGGCCGTGCCGGTGCGCCAGCCGCCGCACGAAGAAGGTATCGCGTTGAACTGCACGATCGTGAGCCGGCGTCTTGCTGACGACTGGCTCGAACGCAAGGTCGCGCCGCTGCTGCTCGAAACCGCGCTGCGCATCGAACGCGCGTGCGGCGTGATCGACGCGACGCCCTGAATACGGCGCTTTGGCGCCATGCATCGAACAGAAGAAGGAGACAAGATGATCCGCGATGCCGACACGCTCAACGCCCTGCTCACGCAGTTGTACCGCTTCGTGGTGGACGAATGCATTCCGCTCGAAGAACAGGTCGACCGCGACGATGCGCTGCCCGAGACGATCGTCGAACGCATGCGCGAGCTGGGTTGCTTCGGCCACAGCATTCCGTCGGAATACGGCGGCGCGGGCCTCACGACCGAGGAACTCGCGTGCGTAAACATGGTGGTGTCCCAATGTGCGCCGGCGTTTCGCGCGCGCTTCGGCGGCAATACCGGCATCGGCTCGGAAGCGTTGATTGCCGACGGCACCGAAGCGCAGAAGCGCCGCTATCTGCCGTCGCTTGCGAGCGGCGCGATGACCGGCGCGTTCGCCCTGACCGAACCGGGCGCCGGTTCCGATGCGATCGCGCTGGCGACGACCGCCGTGCGCGACGGCGATGACTACGTACTGAACGGCAGCAAGCGCTACATCACCAACGCGCCTATTGCCGACCTCTTTACCGTGTTCGCACGCACTGATCCCAACGAGCCTGGCGCGCGCGGCATCTCTGCGTTTCTGATCGAACGCGGCACGACGGGACTCGATACATCCCCCGCATACAGAATGATGGGCCAGCGTGGCTCGCCGGTCGGCGAAGTGCATCTGAAGGATTGCCGCGTGCATGCGTCCGCGCTGCTCGGTGGCGAGCCTGGAATGGGTTTTCGCAGTGCAATGAAAGCGCTGAACAAGCAACGGATCAATCTCGCGGGACTCTGCGTCGGACCGGCGATTCGCTTGCTCGACGAAATGCTGCTGCGTGCACGCGAGCGCGAACAGTTCGGCAAGCCGATTGCCGAATTCCAGCTCGTGCAGCAGCTAATTGCGCTCAGCAACACCGATATTCACGCGGCTCGCGCGCTGGTGCTCGACACGGCGCGCGCGCGAGATCGCGGCGAAGACGTGACGATGACCGCGTCGATGTGCAAGCTCTTCGCAACCGAAATGTGCGGACGAGTCGCCGATCGGGCGGTGCAGGTGTATGGCGGCGGCGGTTTCATCGCGGATAACGCGGTGGAGCGGCTCTTTCGCGACGTGCGGCTGTTCCGTCTCTATGAAGGCACGTCGCAGATTCACGAGTTGAACATCGCGAAGCTGACGCTGCGCGGCGAATCGCACGATGCGCGGCATCGGCAACTGCATCAGCCCCGATTGCAGACCGGCACGAGGAGCGCCGCATGACGCGCCTTACCGCTACCGCCATTTGCCGCGATCTCGGCGTGCGCTATCCGATTTTCGGCTTCTCGCATGAGCCGGACGTGGTCGTCGCGCTGGCCGAAGCAGGCGGCTTCGGCGTGCTCGGTCTGTCGCGCGAGATGCCGGAAGAGATTCCGCGCGTGATCGATGAAGTCGAAACGCGCCTCGCGGGCAAGCCCTACGGCATTGATCTGATGTTGCCCGCAAACGTACCGCAAGCCGCCGATCTAGCCAGCGTGCGCGAGCAGATTCCCCCCGCGCATCGCGCTTTTGTCGAGGGACTGCGGGCGCGCTTCGATCTGCGTGCGCCGACGCGTCCAAGTTTCTTTACGACGCAGGTGCGCAGCGAAGCGTTATTCGATGCGCAGATCGACGCGCTGCTTGGCTCCCGCGCGCGCGCCGTGGCGACCGCCATCGGGATCCGGCCCGAACTGATCGAGCGCGCCCGCGCGGCCGGCAAATACACGATCTCGCTCGTCGGCACCGCGCGGCACGCACACAAGGCGCTTGCGCTGGGCGTCGATGCGCTGGTCGCGCAAGGGTGCGACGCGGGCGGCCATACCGGCACCATCGGCACCTTCTCGCTGATTCCGCAGATCGTCGCGGTCGCGCGCGGCAAGCCGGTGCTTGCGGCGGGCGGCATCGGCACCGGCGCGCAAGTTGCGGCGTCGCTGGCAATGGGCGCGCAGGGCGCGTGGCTCGGCACGCTGTGGCTCGCCGCTGCGGAAAACCACACGCCGCCTTCGTTGCTGCAACGGCTGATCGCCGCGCAGAGCGCCGACACGATGATCTCTCGCGCGCACAGCGGCAAACCATGCCGCGTGGTGCGCAGCGCGTGGATCGACGCGTGGCACGAAGCGGGCGCGCCCGAGCCGTTGCCGATGCCGTTGCAGCAGGCGCTCACCGGCGCCGACTTCAGCGCGATGCACGAATACGACGACGCGAACCTGATTTACGAAGCCGCGGGTCAGAGCGTATTCGCGATCACCGAATCGACGACGATCGCCGCACAGATGGCAACGCTGGTCGACCAGGCGAACGCCGCATTCGACGCGCTCGCGCAGACGATGCAAGACACGTAGCAGCGGCTTTGCGTGGCCATAAACAAAACCAGCATGGAGACGACAGATGAATGACAAAGGATCGATCCGGGCATGGCTGATCGTCGCCATGCTGTTCCTGTTCATGGTGATCAATTTCGCGGACAAAGCGGTGCTCGGCCTTGCAGCCGTGCCGATGATGCACGACATGCATTTGTCGCCGCGCGACTTCGGGCTGGTCGGCAGCAGCTTCTTTCTGCTTTTCTCGCTGTCGGGCATTGGCTTCGGCTTTATCGCGAATCATGTGCAAAGCCGCTGGTTGCTCGCTGTGCTCGCCATCGTGTGGAGCGCCGTGCAGTTCCCGCTCGCCTCGGCGAGCGTCACGTTGCCGGTGCTGATCGCGTGCCGTGTGTTGCTCGGTCTCGGCGAAGGGCCCGCGTTTCCGCTTGCGCAGCACGCCTGCTACAAGTGGTTCGACAACGCGCATCGCAATGTGCCGAACACGATCGTGCAGCAAGGCTCCAGCGCCGGATTGATGCTGGCCGGGCCGATCCTGTCGTACATCATCGTGCGCTACGACTGGCATCATGCGTTCTTCGCGCTCGGCATCGTCGGCATCGTGTGGATGCTGGCGTGGCTCGTGATCGGCCGCGACGGCACGGTCGGCAGCACGAACGCAGCGGTCGATGAAGCCAATGCGGCGCAAGCCGTGAACGATGGCGGACCGTCGTTCCTCTACCGGCATCTGCTGCTGAACAAGACGTTTATTGGCGTGCTGGTCATCTACTTCGTCGAATACGCAGTGATCTCGCTCGCGTTCACGTGGTTTGCGGTGTATCTGCGACTCGGCCTCGGTTATTCGCCAATCGTCACCGGATGGCTGTTCTCCGGCATCGTCGGCTCGTTCATTCCACTGACGCTGGTGCTCGCGTGGTGGTCGCAACGCATGATCCGCAACGGCCACAGTTCACGGCTTGCGCGCGGTGTGCTGACGAGTGCATTCGCGATGCTTGGCGGCGTGATGTTCCTCGCGATTTCGGCGGACCTGACGCCGGCGGTGAAGGTCGTGTGTCTCGCGATCGGCGGCGCGATGAGTCAGCTCGTGTTCTCGTTCGGACCGTTGATGATCAGCGACATCGTGTCGGTCAGGCAACGCGGTGCGCTGCTCGGCATCAACAGTTCGATCGGCACGTTGGCGGGATTGATTGCACCGGCGCTGATGGGCGGCATCGTGCAGGCGAACCAGGGTGTGCCGGCGATCGGCTACGAGCACGGTTTTCTCGCGGTGGGCGGCATGCTGCTGGTGAGCGGCGCGCTCGGCTTGGTGCTGCTCAATCCTGAACAGACACGAGCCCGCATTGTCGCAGCGGCACGTTCACATGCGCTGGGCGCAGGAAGGGGAAGCGATAGCGACGAAGCGCATCAACGGGGCGTGGCACCCTCGGTGGAGTGAATTCCGTTTAATAGGCGAAGTTGCACACGTCGCCCATGCGGTGTTTGGAGAAGCTTGAATCGCACAAGGATGATATGACCTACTCGCCACCAGTGCTGTGAAACAGGGCGAAGCCGGAACTGCCCGTGACGTGGGTCGCCCCATTTGATCAGGAGGGGAGCAGGCGTCAAGCCGCCATATGCACGACAGTGGCATGAAATACGCTCACGCCACACTCCATAGTGCAGTGGGCATGACCGCAAAGCACGATTAATGACGCAATCGCCTTCCGGGCGTGCCTGCGTCAGCCGTTGCCGCGCGCGCTGGGTGGGGCCGGTGCAGCCGCGCTCCGCTTTGGCAGCCGGGACGCTGCTGGCGAGCGATCCAGGCAGCTCATATCAATGATTAGCGCTGCAGGTAAGAAGCAATTGGCACTGAGAGGAGTGTCGGGCGGTGGCGTGATTGCAGCTTCATTTGCCATCCGCGCGACCATACCGACACTCGCGATGTGCGACGCTCCGTGAGTTGGATGCAACGGTTGCACGCTACCAAGCAGTGAGCGATGGAACCGGCACTTCTCGGATCTTTTGAGTTGCGTAGGTGACACATTGCACTGGTTCAGCGTAACGTGCGCAGCGTATTCCGGCACACTTTTGTGAACTGTTCGACCAGCGCTGACCGCTCGCCGTTAATGGCCACGCTCGCGACGACGGGAATCGCGATTTCCGGTGCAAGCGGCACGACATTGAGCCCCTGACCGCGTGCGGAAAGCGCCGCGATTTCGTCGACGATAGTCACGACTTTCGAACGTGCGGCAAGCGCCACGAGGGAGTGATACGACTGCGCGGTGACGCTCGAGCGGACCGTAACCGAAAGTTCTTCGAGCCGTTTTGCCAGTAGCCGCCCGAGTGGATCGGCCGGATCTGGTCCAATGATCTCGCGGCCTTCGAGCGCACTGATCTCCATGAGAGGCGCCTCGTCGAGAACGTCCGGGTGACCCACGCAAACGAGCCGGCTCGATGCCAGTTCGATTTCCTTAATGGCAGGATGAGACACGCTGTGATACAGCACGCCGATATCCGCTTCCATCAGCGCTATGTTGGCGACCGCGGTTGACGAGTAATCAGAACAAAGGGAAAGCTTCACACCCGGATGCAACGCCTTGAATGCGAGTACTGCGTCCGCCACGACAGTTTGCGCCAAGGCTGGCGCGGCCAGAATGCGGATCGAAGACTCGTCGGTCCCGTCACGCAGGTTTTCCGCAAGCCTTTGGACCGCCTGCAACTGCTCGTCCAGTCGCATGATCTCAGGAAACAGGGTTTGCGCCTCGCGGGTCGGGATCAGCTTGCCGCGAACCCGTTCGAACAGCGGATAGCCAAGCTGGCGCTCCGCGCTCTGCAACGTTTGCGTGATCGCCGGCTGGGTGAGCGATAGCAGCGCGGCCGCAGCCTTGAGCGTGCCAGTCACGCGGATCGCGTTTACTACCTCTATGTGCCTGAGTCTCATTGGATGCTCGCCGGATGTCGACCTTCTCGGATCCAGCAGATTTTAAAGGGTGACGGGGCGAGCGATCCGGTAAGCCAAAAATGGAACGTGGAGAACTTTGGGCGATCAGGCGTTTTTCAGCACGTTCTCGTGAGCAGAAACAGGGTATGTCCGCTTGCGAAAGTAAAGAATGCAGACTAGCGCGATGACGGCAGTGACCATGACGTAATAAGCAGGCACAAACTTGCTGCCGGTCTCGTTTGCAATCCACGTGCAGATCATCAGCGATAGGCCGCCGAACACGGCGAAAGTCAGGTTATGGACAACCGCGATGCTGGTGGTACGCGTGCTATGCGGAAACAGTTCCGCGACGAACGCGGGCATCGCACCCTGGAACACCATCACGCACGCTGTCAATCCAGTGACGCAGAAGACATAGACGCCGACTGTGGGGGACGCGACCATCAGGTGAAATGCAGGAATCGTTAGGACGACGGTAAGCAGCGTTCCCGTCGTAATGAGCGCAAGCCGGCCAATACGATCCGACAGTGCGCCGAAGACGGGTGGCAGTACAATCTGTGCGACCGAATAGCCAATCGCGCCCCACATTGAATCCACCGGGCTCATTCCCAACACCTTCTGCGCGTACAGCGGAATGAAAACGCCCAACAGATAATTCGTCGAAGCGGCGAGCGAATACAGGCCGATAGCCCCGGCGAGACGAGCTTTGGCCGTCGCGAACGTATCGCGGATGGGGTTGCGTTCGTGACTGGACTTCTCGAATTCCGGCGTCTCGTCGACGCGCCGGCGGATCCAGTAACCGAACGGCACGATCGCGAGGCCGATCAGAAACGGCACACGCCAGCCCCACGACGCCAGCATGTCGGGCGTCATCAGCCTGTTCGCACCGAGCCCGACGATACTCGCGAGGCCCGTGGCAAGGCCAATGCCGACCACCTGATAACTCGCAAAGTACCCTTTCATTCCCTTCGGTGCGTGCTCCGTGACGAAGGAGACGGTCGAGCCGAACTCACCGCCCGCGGAGAAGCCCTGCAGGACTTTGCCCAGCACGAGGATCAATGTACCGACCACGCCGAATGTCGCATAGGTGGGCGCGCAGGCAATCACGAGCGTGCCGATTCCCATCAGCCAGATGGTGAGCATCATGCCGGCCTTGCGGCCATGCCTGTCGCTGTATGAGCCGATTACCATCGCGCCGAGCGGCCGGATGAAATAGCTGACGCCGAAAGTCGTCGCAGCGGCGAGCATCGAGGTGTAGGCGTCGCCCGTCGGGAAGAAGGCTTTGGCCATTACGACGGCCAGGAAGCCGTAGACGAACAGATCGTAGAACTCGAGCATGTTGCCCACCAGCGCAGAGGCCAGGATGCGGCGAAATTTGCTGCGTTGCTCAGGAGTTAAAGCTTTATCGGTTGCCATGACATTTCCTTTTCCGATGCGATGAGCTTACGGCAGCGCTGCATCTGCGGCGCTTCCGACAACGAGGTCAATGAGGCCAATGCGGTCGTGACATACGCGGGCCGGTTCAGA is a genomic window of Paraburkholderia sp. PREW-6R containing:
- a CDS encoding LysR family transcriptional regulator; amino-acid sequence: MNLDDLTYFLAIAKTGLLHRAALKVGISQPALTKAVRRLEAELGVPLFERSPKGMQLTRYGAEFERNAVNLRAAYEDTLCKIAELHSGDLAKVRVGATPATEPLVNRTFLALLKRRPALRLDLNVQLSDALMQALLDGDIDLAVAPMPVELPEDLVALRLLRESIEIVCRSGHPLSTLEKPASPQQLSRYTWVLPAQSISARQQIDAYFARYRVEGPVVQVQSNYSSPVGVFSLIASTDMLGICSTQHRPVAEQYRLQGVPASRADWPRDIACLARKAGSLSPLTSTFREQLLEEVANIDTKPKRAKNI
- a CDS encoding acryloyl-CoA reductase — its product is MNQPHGALSSSLPSVFRAIRVAESDGRAMGAIVDTTLDALDPGDVVIRTAYSGINYKDALAVTGSAPIIRRLPCIAGIEAVGTVVHADDTSVRVGANVIVHGFGLGVDHDGGFAPYVRVPAAWVIPLPDSLTLFEAATIGVAGCTAALAIHRMEHNGLAPGQGPVIVTGATGGVASLGIAMLAAAGYEVAAITGKRDAEPYLRALGASTVLPRSDVEAGGKPLRRGQWAGALDSVGGDTLAWLLSTMRDNAPIAAFGNAGGATFAGNVLPFILRGVQLLGINANSPMPLRRAVWARIANDLRPRHVEAIGKAIAFDDVPAVCARQMKGDIRGRSVVDFSR
- a CDS encoding acyl-CoA dehydrogenase family protein, yielding MSRLFSERFLLGLEPDERALVDTTRRLVRETIGPNADAVAQEDVFAEDTFRLLVEHRIIGTAFPRRHGGSDARQRLRIRLVEELGRVCSAAASLVTGADLSCRAIVAGASDALADRLLPALCNGSLQAAFALTEPGAGSDVRNLATVAVHDGAGYRVTGKKKFITRANVADWYVVIARCRDPLDTAGAETPARADDPFVALLVPRDAEGLSVSEPNAKLGWFGVPVAELRFDNVRVEAPMRLGEEGEGFALAQDALVRARLGHASMALGRAMGALEIAATYGGERNVFGKALGAHQGVQWMLADAFTQIEAARTLVDAAAQSYDRDDADAAVQASMAKMFATDLGMKVCTDALQLTGGRGYLKSFPLERFFRDAKLNQIGEGSSEVHRTVIGRDIVRRMGDAQMERHPCLPEGMLTTDF
- a CDS encoding CoA transferase, whose product is MTTQDSPSQGPLAGVRILDLSAVVAGPFGTTLCADLGARVTKIELPDGSDALRTLQPVKGKHALYWKVTNRGKRGITLDVRKPAGRDLMLRLVARADVLVENFRAGKLEEWGLDMATLHAANPRLVVLRLTGFGQTGPYRQNGGFARIFEAMSGLTNLCGEAGRMPLHMNFPLGDTVAGTFAAFAIAAEMVRMRSDPDAPGVEIDLSATEALFRMLEPLAVEHEQLGQVRGHHGNRATYTAPSNMYASADGVSFSLVASSQPIFRRLCAMLGMEALADDPRFIDNVSRVAHGETLDALLAEAFAQIPFDTLDARLTAAGVPHTKIYTIEDIVADPHFQAREAIIRLPDPDLGSVPAPCIVPRVRGRTMPPPRSGPAVGEHNADVYGELGLDLATLAKLREEGVI
- a CDS encoding IclR family transcriptional regulator gives rise to the protein MQTEPTTPASRRSKRERAAPKAGLAAASPAAARRPRAALKATVRPGEPLLPAPPDDDSTDRQFAINLARGLQVLRAFTPTEPMLGNRELADRTGLPKATISRLTYTLTLLGYLNRSEKYQRYRLGPGVLTLGYPMLAAMQIRQVARPYMETLARETRCTVNLGMRDRLNIVYVDTCRPERDNNAHPDIGSTRPLLSTALGRALLIGGSLNERTAVLNRLRLSDPERFAQDLPFWEADLAAFPQRGFTHSRGDWIKDIHAVAVPVRQPPHEEGIALNCTIVSRRLADDWLERKVAPLLLETALRIERACGVIDATP
- a CDS encoding acyl-CoA dehydrogenase family protein; protein product: MIRDADTLNALLTQLYRFVVDECIPLEEQVDRDDALPETIVERMRELGCFGHSIPSEYGGAGLTTEELACVNMVVSQCAPAFRARFGGNTGIGSEALIADGTEAQKRRYLPSLASGAMTGAFALTEPGAGSDAIALATTAVRDGDDYVLNGSKRYITNAPIADLFTVFARTDPNEPGARGISAFLIERGTTGLDTSPAYRMMGQRGSPVGEVHLKDCRVHASALLGGEPGMGFRSAMKALNKQRINLAGLCVGPAIRLLDEMLLRAREREQFGKPIAEFQLVQQLIALSNTDIHAARALVLDTARARDRGEDVTMTASMCKLFATEMCGRVADRAVQVYGGGGFIADNAVERLFRDVRLFRLYEGTSQIHELNIAKLTLRGESHDARHRQLHQPRLQTGTRSAA
- a CDS encoding nitronate monooxygenase, whose translation is MTRLTATAICRDLGVRYPIFGFSHEPDVVVALAEAGGFGVLGLSREMPEEIPRVIDEVETRLAGKPYGIDLMLPANVPQAADLASVREQIPPAHRAFVEGLRARFDLRAPTRPSFFTTQVRSEALFDAQIDALLGSRARAVATAIGIRPELIERARAAGKYTISLVGTARHAHKALALGVDALVAQGCDAGGHTGTIGTFSLIPQIVAVARGKPVLAAGGIGTGAQVAASLAMGAQGAWLGTLWLAAAENHTPPSLLQRLIAAQSADTMISRAHSGKPCRVVRSAWIDAWHEAGAPEPLPMPLQQALTGADFSAMHEYDDANLIYEAAGQSVFAITESTTIAAQMATLVDQANAAFDALAQTMQDT